In a single window of the Flavobacterium sp. W4I14 genome:
- a CDS encoding uncharacterized protein YidB (DUF937 family) (product_source=COG3753; cath_funfam=1.10.10.690; cog=COG3753; superfamily=140804) has protein sequence MLENLNNMVRENVQESVVNNTAIPNEQNEAVIQAASGSIFDTLKEQVSSGNIGALTDIFNGNKAEGTQVAEQASGNFMDKLSGLGINTDTAKSLAASIIPGLIAKFTQKTNDPNDSSFNIKDVLGNLGGDDGKFDVNDVIGMFNGGGQAQQPGQAGGGGIMDKLKGMFN, from the coding sequence ATGTTAGAAAATTTAAATAATATGGTGCGTGAAAACGTCCAGGAAAGTGTTGTAAACAATACTGCTATTCCGAACGAACAAAATGAAGCGGTAATCCAGGCTGCATCGGGTTCTATCTTCGATACGCTGAAAGAGCAGGTATCATCAGGTAATATTGGTGCATTAACCGATATATTTAACGGTAATAAAGCAGAAGGTACCCAGGTTGCTGAGCAGGCATCGGGGAATTTTATGGACAAATTAAGTGGCCTGGGCATTAATACCGATACGGCGAAATCTTTGGCAGCAAGCATTATTCCGGGCCTGATTGCCAAGTTTACCCAAAAAACAAACGATCCGAACGATAGCTCTTTTAACATTAAAGATGTTTTGGGAAATTTGGGTGGTGATGATGGTAAATTTGATGTAAATGATGTAATTGGAATGTTTAATGGTGGTGGGCAGGCACAGCAGCCCGGCCAGGCAGGAGGTGGCGGTATTATGGATAAGCTAAAGGGAATGTTTAATTAA
- a CDS encoding glucose-6-phosphate isomerase (product_source=KO:K01810; cath_funfam=1.10.1390.10,3.40.50.10490; cog=COG0166; ko=KO:K01810; pfam=PF00342; superfamily=53697): protein MLPKVNFTETEAYKYLADHFIDINQKSIKDLFAEDADRFNKFSVFFEDILLDYSKNRISDETLALLIQLARECKLDEAIKSMYNGDKINETEDRSVLHIALRNLSNTPILVDGKDVMPEVNAVLAKMEKFSNSIISGEWKGYTGKAITDIVNIGIGGSDLGPVMVTEALKHYKNHLNIHFVSNIDGTHIAETLADLNAETTLVLVASKTFTTQETMTNAHSARAWFLDNGGKESDIAKHFAALSTNTKDVSAFGIDTENMFEFWDWVGGRYSLWSAIGLSISLSIGFDNFKQLLAGAHATDNHFKTAEFESNLPVILGLLGVWYINFYNAETQVILPYDQYMHRFAAYFQQGDMESNGKHVDRNGNEVDYETGPIIWGEPGTNGQHAFYQLIHQGTRIIPADFIAPAQSLNPLGDHHPILLSNFFAQTEALMNGKTEEEVTAELKKEGKSDSEIEKIAPFKVFEGNRPTNSILLKKVTPYTLGSLVAIYEHKIFVQGIIWNIFSFDQWGVELGKQLAKKILPELEGNEKVSSHDSSTNGLINQYKAWR, encoded by the coding sequence ATGTTACCTAAAGTAAATTTCACAGAAACTGAGGCCTACAAGTATTTAGCCGATCATTTTATAGATATTAATCAAAAAAGCATTAAAGATCTTTTTGCTGAGGATGCAGATCGTTTCAATAAGTTTTCTGTTTTTTTTGAGGATATTCTGCTAGATTATAGCAAGAACCGCATCAGCGATGAAACATTAGCCCTATTGATTCAATTGGCCCGCGAGTGTAAATTGGATGAAGCTATAAAATCGATGTACAACGGTGATAAAATTAATGAAACTGAAGACCGGTCGGTACTTCATATTGCCTTACGTAATTTAAGCAATACACCAATTTTAGTTGACGGTAAAGATGTGATGCCCGAAGTAAATGCAGTACTGGCTAAAATGGAGAAATTTAGCAACAGCATTATTAGCGGCGAATGGAAAGGTTATACAGGCAAAGCCATTACCGATATAGTTAATATCGGTATCGGTGGGTCAGACTTAGGCCCGGTTATGGTTACCGAGGCACTAAAACATTACAAAAACCACTTAAACATTCACTTCGTTTCGAATATTGATGGCACACACATCGCCGAAACATTAGCAGATTTAAATGCCGAGACAACATTAGTCTTGGTTGCATCAAAAACTTTTACTACGCAAGAAACCATGACAAATGCACACTCTGCACGCGCTTGGTTTTTGGATAACGGCGGAAAAGAAAGTGATATTGCTAAACACTTTGCTGCATTATCGACCAATACTAAAGACGTATCTGCTTTTGGTATCGATACCGAGAATATGTTTGAATTTTGGGATTGGGTTGGTGGCCGTTACTCGTTATGGAGCGCGATCGGTTTATCCATCTCATTAAGTATAGGCTTCGATAATTTTAAACAATTGTTAGCTGGAGCTCACGCAACCGATAACCATTTTAAAACTGCTGAGTTTGAAAGCAACCTGCCTGTAATTTTAGGTTTGTTAGGCGTTTGGTATATTAATTTCTACAATGCAGAAACACAGGTTATTTTACCTTACGACCAATATATGCATCGTTTTGCTGCTTATTTCCAGCAGGGAGATATGGAGAGCAATGGTAAACATGTAGATAGGAACGGGAATGAGGTTGATTATGAAACCGGACCAATTATCTGGGGTGAGCCCGGAACAAATGGCCAGCATGCCTTTTATCAGTTAATCCATCAGGGTACCAGGATTATCCCTGCCGATTTTATTGCTCCGGCACAGAGCTTAAATCCGTTAGGTGATCATCATCCTATCTTATTATCGAACTTCTTTGCACAAACAGAAGCTTTAATGAATGGTAAAACCGAAGAAGAAGTAACTGCTGAGTTAAAGAAAGAAGGCAAATCTGATTCAGAAATTGAAAAAATTGCGCCGTTTAAAGTATTTGAAGGCAATCGCCCAACAAACTCTATATTACTGAAAAAAGTAACTCCGTATACCTTAGGCAGTTTAGTTGCCATTTACGAACATAAAATATTTGTTCAGGGAATTATCTGGAACATCTTTAGTTTCGATCAGTGGGGAGTAGAACTTGGCAAGCAATTGGCCAAAAAGATTCTTCCGGAGCTGGAGGGCAATGAAAAAGTTTCGAGCCAC